In one Sphingomonas hankookensis genomic region, the following are encoded:
- a CDS encoding GNAT family N-acetyltransferase produces MTTIDDQAEWGKKDRAEIRPDRIRFRHECATDTSVIRHAHAGHWRAPPGVDLPSALLAQLLDQQHRLQEHHIATVHPDADRRMILYDGMAVGRICLVRDARHWLVVDLALVAEAQGHGIGRIVLNRLMDEAIPARAAILLDVARDNVRAQALYRRAGFGPVGKDSCTHFRWIWHPPAADYLPHLRSDATHPTMADRGNR; encoded by the coding sequence ATGACCACCATCGACGATCAGGCTGAATGGGGCAAGAAGGACCGGGCAGAGATACGACCGGACAGGATCCGTTTCCGCCACGAATGCGCCACCGATACTTCCGTGATTCGCCACGCCCATGCCGGCCACTGGCGTGCACCGCCCGGCGTCGACCTGCCATCGGCGTTGCTCGCCCAACTGCTCGACCAGCAGCACCGATTGCAGGAACATCATATCGCGACGGTGCATCCGGACGCCGATCGACGCATGATCCTGTACGACGGGATGGCGGTCGGCCGGATATGCCTGGTTCGTGACGCCCGCCATTGGCTGGTCGTCGACCTCGCGCTGGTCGCCGAAGCGCAGGGCCACGGCATCGGCCGGATCGTACTGAACCGTCTGATGGACGAAGCCATTCCGGCGCGTGCCGCGATCCTGCTGGACGTAGCCCGCGACAATGTCCGGGCGCAGGCATTGTACCGTCGCGCGGGGTTCGGGCCCGTGGGGAAGGACAGTTGCACCCATTTCCGATGGATATGGCATCCGCCAGCCGCCGACTACCTGCCCCACCTCCGGTCCGATGCAACGCATCCCACGATGGCCGACCGCGGCAACCGGTAG
- a CDS encoding LysR family transcriptional regulator, which translates to MTRSTASFKPHIAMQIIGLNDTARVDYNLVTAFLAICRERSVSRAAAHLNLSQSAVSGSLARLRRMVDDPLFVRSRDGMQPTPRAIEIAPSLEAALAQMHDALSPQRAFAPAELARAVTIGMSDDFMLACGPALLHRVAVAAPRASIIIRQCNRQTIEDDLESGRIELAMVASPARRSRTTRQLEIGTSGYRCLVDPAWVDVLHPMTLDAYVGLPHVLVSYSGRSGAVDQALAAIGRTRHVAAALTQFAALPSFLLGSARVATLPSHAALALCRHAPLHSFDPPMAMERYPVALLWRRDRDADPTSGWLRELLRDAWREGGAEPADAR; encoded by the coding sequence TTGACGCGGTCCACCGCATCGTTCAAACCGCATATCGCGATGCAGATTATCGGTCTCAACGATACCGCGCGGGTGGATTACAACCTGGTCACCGCGTTCCTGGCCATCTGCCGCGAACGCAGCGTGTCGCGTGCCGCCGCGCACCTGAACCTCAGCCAGTCCGCGGTGAGCGGATCGCTCGCCCGGTTGCGGCGGATGGTCGACGATCCGCTGTTCGTGCGCAGTCGTGACGGAATGCAGCCCACCCCCAGAGCGATCGAGATCGCGCCATCGCTCGAAGCGGCGCTGGCGCAGATGCACGATGCCTTGTCGCCGCAGCGGGCGTTCGCGCCGGCCGAGCTGGCGCGCGCGGTGACGATCGGCATGTCGGACGACTTCATGCTCGCCTGCGGGCCGGCGCTGCTGCACCGGGTCGCGGTCGCCGCGCCGCGTGCGTCGATCATCATCCGCCAGTGCAACCGCCAGACCATCGAGGACGATCTGGAATCCGGCCGGATCGAGCTGGCAATGGTCGCAAGCCCCGCCCGTCGCAGCCGGACGACCCGGCAGCTGGAAATCGGCACATCGGGCTATCGCTGCCTGGTCGATCCCGCGTGGGTCGACGTGCTGCACCCGATGACGCTCGACGCCTATGTCGGCCTGCCGCATGTCCTCGTCTCCTATTCCGGCCGATCGGGGGCGGTCGATCAGGCACTGGCGGCGATCGGGCGCACGCGCCATGTCGCCGCGGCGCTGACGCAATTCGCGGCATTGCCGTCCTTCCTGCTCGGATCGGCGCGGGTGGCGACGCTGCCGTCGCATGCCGCGCTTGCGCTGTGCCGTCACGCCCCGCTGCACAGTTTCGACCCGCCGATGGCGATGGAGCGCTATCCGGTAGCGCTGCTGTGGCGACGCGACCGGGACGCCGACCCGACCAGCGGCTGGCTGCGGGAGTTGCTGCGCGACGCCTGGCGGGAGGGCGGTGCGGAGCCGGCCGACGCGCGCTAG
- a CDS encoding carbon-nitrogen hydrolase family protein has product MRQHRVAVVQAGTTLFDTPRTLERMAAHCDAAKGEGVELAVFPEAYIGGYPKGLDFGARVGTRTPQGREDYLRYWRAAIDMDGPEVRTIGGFAADMKAHLVTGVIERDGTTLYCTALFFGPDGALIGKHRKLMPTASERLVWGQGDGSTLPVLDTPVGRIGAAICWENYMPPLRQAMYARGIELWCAPTVDERDIWQASMRHIAYEGRMFMLSACQYMTRADAPDDYAAFAGEDPATERIKGGSIIVNPMGEVVAGPLHGREGVLAATVDLDDVVRGRYDLDVAGHYSRPDVFTLQVDTTPRSQLVVRTDVPAAGDDDPV; this is encoded by the coding sequence ATGCGCCAACATCGCGTCGCCGTCGTCCAGGCCGGAACGACCCTGTTCGATACCCCCCGCACGCTGGAGCGGATGGCCGCGCATTGCGACGCCGCCAAGGGCGAAGGCGTCGAACTCGCGGTGTTTCCGGAGGCCTATATCGGCGGCTATCCCAAGGGCCTCGACTTCGGCGCCCGGGTCGGCACGCGTACGCCGCAGGGGCGCGAGGATTATCTACGCTACTGGCGCGCGGCGATCGACATGGACGGGCCGGAAGTCCGCACGATCGGCGGATTTGCGGCCGACATGAAGGCCCATCTGGTCACCGGCGTCATCGAACGCGACGGCACGACGCTCTACTGCACCGCGCTCTTCTTCGGTCCGGACGGGGCGCTGATCGGCAAGCATCGCAAGCTGATGCCGACCGCCAGCGAACGGCTGGTCTGGGGTCAGGGCGATGGATCGACCCTTCCGGTGCTGGACACGCCGGTCGGCAGGATCGGCGCGGCGATCTGCTGGGAGAATTACATGCCGCCCTTGCGGCAGGCGATGTATGCGCGCGGCATCGAGCTATGGTGTGCGCCGACCGTGGACGAACGCGATATCTGGCAGGCGTCGATGCGCCATATCGCCTATGAAGGGCGGATGTTCATGCTCAGCGCGTGCCAGTACATGACCCGCGCCGATGCGCCGGACGACTATGCTGCCTTTGCCGGCGAAGACCCGGCGACCGAGCGGATCAAGGGCGGCAGCATCATCGTGAACCCGATGGGCGAGGTCGTCGCCGGTCCGCTGCACGGTCGCGAAGGGGTGCTGGCCGCGACGGTCGACCTCGACGACGTGGTGCGCGGACGCTACGACCTCGACGTCGCCGGCCATTATTCGCGGCCGGATGTGTTCACCCTGCAGGTCGATACGACGCCCCGGTCGCAGCTTGTCGTCCGGACGGATGTGCCGGCCGCGGGCGACGACGATCCGGTCTAG